A single window of Ictalurus furcatus strain D&B chromosome 3, Billie_1.0, whole genome shotgun sequence DNA harbors:
- the sobpa gene encoding sine oculis-binding protein homolog A isoform X3, producing the protein MCNVQIVCAWCQKVGLKRYSLSMGSELKSFCSEKCFAACRRAYFKRNKAREEEASTQHSKDTPRLVLKTHSDALSGVRGEGDAGDELRCKPEALMSEVCDWCKHIRHTKEYLDFGSGERRLQFCSAKCLNQYKMDIFYKETQAALPAGLCNPVYPAGDGKTEVNPGVQLLTPDSWNAPLSELRPRKAPSPGATTSGAGHSGSASASPSDSSAAGSASSSSSSLVKIPTPRPHESPTLHPPPPPLPPPPAPGIHPPMGVVPNGSPPMVMTPRGPVPLPFFMEHQMMQQIRPPFLRPPGRNSPLPNPMIPGIGPPPPPRTLGPPSSPMHRPLLSPHIHPSSTATLPGNPPGIMPPHPGTHIPGLPFPPFNFMPPGPIPGPPMMNFGMPSLAPLVPPPMLLVPYPVIVPLPVPIPIPIPIPISPKASGDRSGNDGMLPDVSGEHSDSQDSSFSPSSSRGEGGAHKQNSSSSDVLSPGISSQMERHSMSLIKTESAGSSSLSHPGSPTEAPANGIIDLTTNRRSRQQLVIQRAMPCVQVKPEPESTTTTGLSVSRVGECEVNERDYCSTGPLEDTQKDRDTEVKSPLNNITLPCADPSFCSATPLLSQPITCSLSTPLASISVKKTEPGTGTPCNVIVNGSCNMQPLEPTVRTPPPEQRPSVEMNRRTATICDEPTEGEDLKENSCSAIERTLSEQAVAPGRAGEEKSQEAEDAASGADHAYALPLMPKPGCVIQPVPKPADKTAAILPCGLEAPLSAAGAADMEPPLKRRCLRIRNQNK; encoded by the exons GCCAGAGAGGAGGAGGCCTCCACGCAGCACAGCAAAGACACGCCCAGACTTGTCCTCAAGACACACAGCGATGCGCTT TCAGGGGTCAGAGGTGAAGGAGACGCGGGAGACGAGTTGAGATGTAAACCAGAGGCGCTAATGTCCGAG GTGTGTGACTGGTGCAAGCACATCCGCCACACTAAAGAGTATCTGGATTTTGGCTCGGGTGAGAGGAGACTCCAGTTTTGCAGCGCTAAGTGTCTCAACCAGTACAAGATGGACATCTTTTATAAAGAAACCCAGGCGGCTCTGCCTGCTGGACTGTGTAACCCCGTTTATCCGGCCGGAGACGGAAAAACGGAAGTAAACCCCGGGGTCCAACTTCTGACCCCTGATTCTTGGAACGCACCTTTGAGTGAACTAAGGCCCCGCAAGGCACCATCGCCAGGGGCGACAACATCCGGGGCCGGACACTCGGGATCAGCATCTGCATCACCCTCTGATTCCAGCGCCGCAGGTTCAgcgtcttcatcatcatcatctttggTTAAAATCCCAACGCCAAGGCCACATGAGAGTCCAACATTgcacccaccaccaccacctctgcCACCACCCCCTGCCCCTGGAATTCACCCTCCAATGGGTGTGGTGCCCAATGGAAGTCCTCCAATGGTCATGACGCCCCGTGGTCCGGTGCCTCTGCCCTTCTTTATGGAACATCAGATGATGCAACAAATCCGCCCTCCCTTCCTACGTCCTCCTGGCCGCAACAGTCCCCTTCCTAATCCCATGATTCCTGGAATCGggccacctcctccacctcggACCTTGGGTCCTCCATCTAGTCCCATGCACCGACCCCTACTTTCACCCCATATCCACCCTTCTTCGACCGCCACCTTGCCGGGTAACCCTCCCGGAATAATGCCCCCTCATCCAGGTACACACATTCCTGGACTTCCCTTCCCTCCGTTTAACTTCATGCCACCTGGGCCCATTCCAGGGCCACCTATGATGAACTTTGGCATGCCGTCACTGGCACCGTTAGTACCCCCTCCGATGCTCTTAGTGCCGTATCCCGTAATTGTGCCATTACCAGTGCCGATTCCCATCCCTATTCCTATCCCAATCAGTCCAAAGGCATCAGGCGATCGCTCCGGGAATGACGGGATGCTTCCGGACGTTTCTGGTGAGCACAGTGACTCGCAGGACTCGTCTTTCTCTCCCAGTTCATCAAGAGGAGAAGGTGGAGCTCATAAGCAAAATTCCTCCAGCTCAGACGTGCTTTCTCCAGGCATTTCCAGCCAGATGGAACGGCACAGTATGAGCTTGATTAAAACAGAAAGCGCTGGAAGTTCCAGTTTATCACATCCAGGATCTCCTACAGAAGCACCAGCAAACGGAATAATTGACTTGACGACAAACCGGCGCTCACGGCAGCAGCTAGTGATCCAGAGAGCCATGCCATGCGTTCAGGTGAAGCCCGAGCCCGAATCAACCACAACCACTGGGCTTAGCGTGTCAAGAGTGGGTGAATGTGAAGTGAACGAGAGAGATTACTGCAGCACAGGGCCATTAGAGGACACAcaaaaagacagagacacagaggttAAAAGCCCATTGAACAACATAACTCTGCCTTGTGCTGACCCTTCATTCTGCAGTGCTACACCTCTACTATCTCAACCAATCACATGCAGCCTTTCTACCCCCCTGGCCAGCATCTCCGTGAAGAAGACAGAGCCAGGTACTGGTACGCCTTGTAATGTGATCGTCAACGGCAGCTGCAATATGCAGCCACTAGAACCCACAGTCCGGACACCCCCTCCAGAACAGCGCCCTTCTGTGGAAATGAACCGAAGGACAGCCACAATCTGTGATGAGCCAACTGAGGGAGAGGACCTGAAGGAAAACAGCTGCTCAGCCATTGAGAGAACCTTATCCGAGCAGGCTGTAGCACCTGGGCGTGCCGGAGAGGAAAAGTCCCAAGAGGCAGAGGATGCTGCATCTGGAGCAGATCATGCATACGCCTTGCCCCTCATGCCTAAACCGGGCTGCGTCATTCAGCCTGTGCCAAAACCAGCAGATAAGACAGCGGCCATATTGCCGTGCGGCTTGGAAGCTCCGTTATCGGCAGCGGGGGCAGCAGACATGGAGCCGCCGTTGAAAAGGAGGTGCTTGCGCATCCGCAATCAGAACAAGTGA